A single Pseudomonas sp. DC1.2 DNA region contains:
- a CDS encoding response regulator transcription factor gives MRLLLVEDHVPLADELMAGLNRQGYAVDWLADGRDAVYQGSSEPYDLIILDLGLPGLPGLEVLTQWRASGLATPVLILTARDSWAERIEGLKAGADDYLTKPFHPEELHLRVQGLLRRSHGQANQPTLKAAGLHLDEGRQCVVREGADIQLTAAEFRLLRYFMLHPEQILSKTHLAEHLYDGETERDSNVLEVHVNHLRRKLGRSVIETRRGQGYLFGGQTQ, from the coding sequence ATGCGTTTGCTCTTGGTGGAAGACCACGTACCCCTGGCTGATGAACTGATGGCTGGCCTCAACCGACAGGGCTATGCCGTGGACTGGCTGGCTGATGGCCGAGACGCGGTGTATCAGGGCAGCAGCGAACCCTATGACCTGATCATCCTCGACCTCGGCCTGCCGGGTTTGCCGGGGCTGGAGGTGCTGACCCAGTGGCGGGCGAGCGGTTTGGCGACGCCGGTGCTGATTCTCACTGCTCGTGATTCCTGGGCCGAGCGGATCGAAGGCCTCAAGGCCGGTGCCGATGATTACCTGACCAAACCCTTTCATCCCGAAGAGTTGCACCTGCGGGTTCAGGGCTTATTGCGCCGTTCCCACGGCCAGGCCAATCAGCCCACCCTGAAGGCGGCCGGCCTGCATTTGGATGAAGGTCGTCAATGCGTGGTCCGCGAGGGGGCCGATATCCAGCTGACTGCCGCCGAGTTCCGGCTGTTGCGCTATTTCATGCTGCATCCCGAGCAGATCCTTTCCAAAACCCACCTCGCCGAACACCTCTACGACGGTGAAACCGAGCGCGACTCCAACGTCCTGGAAGTCCACGTCAATCACCTGCGCCGTAAACTCGGACGCAGCGTGATCGAAACCCGTCGTGGCCAGGGTTATCTGTTTGGTGGGCAAACGCAGTGA